In Tenacibaculum pacificus, a single window of DNA contains:
- a CDS encoding Na(+)-translocating NADH-quinone reductase subunit F: MQVLTKQELHNLGMNIAGKKLQQMGYEFVAINSALKKHPQFVLYKKGEPTIFVLVKTTNNIQTPEDYDFLWMETFKEHAKKQNAKIWFAGIGIANSKSVEMPVFKDQPYYVAFEDFIKI; encoded by the coding sequence ATGCAAGTACTTACTAAACAAGAGCTTCATAATTTAGGGATGAATATTGCTGGTAAAAAGCTTCAGCAAATGGGCTATGAGTTTGTTGCTATTAATAGCGCATTAAAAAAACATCCTCAGTTTGTGTTATATAAAAAAGGCGAACCTACTATTTTTGTTTTAGTAAAAACAACAAATAATATTCAAACACCCGAAGATTACGATTTTTTATGGATGGAAACATTTAAAGAACATGCAAAAAAACAAAATGCAAAAATTTGGTTTGCAGGTATTGGTATTGCAAATTCAAAAAGTGTTGAAATGCCTGTTTTTAAAGATCAGCCTTATTATGTGGCATTTGAAGATTTTATCAAGATTTAA
- a CDS encoding energy transducer TonB — translation MKNILIILTVFFSVLSVFSQKVCLSEKKVLVDVNAINKCAVGKEVTKTKKQKTKYVIASSTRYLKKRIYLNKVVHLASNLKTKALVDSQTTTKIDAELLIMLKKEAEKQVVSFDSVENIPLFASCNEDSSDNIECFNNEMEKHIINNFIYPKEALKKGVEGNLEVSFVIDKNGEVKDVKIQGEKDNDVLKKEAMRIVLLLPKFTPGKEKGLLANVIYKFPMNFTLN, via the coding sequence ATGAAAAATATACTAATAATATTAACCGTTTTTTTTAGTGTGCTATCTGTTTTTTCTCAAAAAGTTTGTCTTTCAGAGAAGAAAGTACTAGTAGATGTTAATGCTATTAATAAATGTGCAGTAGGAAAAGAAGTTACAAAAACAAAAAAACAAAAAACTAAATATGTTATTGCTTCGAGTACAAGATATTTAAAAAAACGTATTTATTTAAATAAGGTTGTTCATTTAGCTAGTAATTTAAAAACAAAAGCACTTGTTGATAGTCAAACAACAACTAAAATAGATGCCGAATTATTAATAATGCTAAAAAAAGAAGCTGAAAAACAAGTTGTTTCTTTTGATTCTGTAGAGAATATTCCATTATTCGCATCTTGTAATGAAGATTCATCAGATAATATTGAATGTTTTAATAATGAAATGGAAAAACATATTATTAATAATTTTATATATCCGAAGGAAGCTTTAAAGAAAGGTGTTGAAGGTAATTTAGAAGTAAGTTTTGTTATTGATAAGAATGGAGAAGTAAAGGATGTAAAAATACAAGGAGAAAAAGATAATGATGTATTGAAAAAAGAAGCAATGAGAATTGTATTATTATTACCTAAGTTTACTCCAGGTAAAGAAAAAGGTCTTTTAGCAAATGTTATATACAAATTCCCTATGAATTTTACTTTAAATTAA
- a CDS encoding energy transducer TonB, translating to MRELLLLVLTCFFSINVISQEVCESPDKTDLDLNTISITKCTIKKSKKNKKSRQISVTVSASRRHLKKRQNIKKKELSSIGSIGLVKVKKVTENLEVTKSISSNTNIEDIKKKLSIEELKSAAKFNTVDKIPLFNACKKVKKGDRVNCFNEKMVAHISKHFRYPSDAIQESIQGEVWVRFIIDKNGEVKNIKTLGPRNGGILNKEAVRVVSKLPQFIPAKKDGGRVSVKYGFPISFALEQ from the coding sequence ATGAGAGAATTATTATTATTAGTGTTAACCTGTTTCTTTTCAATTAATGTTATATCACAAGAAGTTTGTGAATCTCCAGATAAAACGGATTTAGATTTAAATACTATTAGTATTACTAAATGTACTATTAAAAAATCTAAAAAAAATAAAAAATCAAGACAAATATCGGTTACAGTATCTGCAAGTAGAAGACACTTAAAAAAGAGACAAAATATAAAGAAAAAGGAGCTTTCTAGTATTGGAAGTATAGGTCTTGTTAAGGTTAAAAAAGTAACTGAAAATCTAGAAGTTACTAAATCTATATCATCAAACACAAATATAGAAGATATAAAAAAGAAATTATCTATTGAAGAATTAAAAAGTGCTGCAAAATTTAATACTGTTGATAAAATCCCTTTGTTTAATGCTTGTAAAAAAGTGAAAAAAGGTGATCGTGTTAATTGTTTTAATGAAAAAATGGTTGCGCATATTTCTAAACATTTTAGATACCCAAGTGATGCTATTCAAGAATCTATTCAAGGAGAAGTTTGGGTTCGTTTTATTATTGATAAAAATGGTGAAGTAAAAAACATTAAAACTTTAGGTCCTAGAAATGGAGGTATATTAAATAAAGAAGCAGTTAGAGTAGTTTCTAAATTACCTCAATTTATTCCAGCAAAAAAAGATGGTGGACGTGTTTCTGTAAAATATGGCTTTCCTATTTCATTTGCTTTAGAGCAATAA
- a CDS encoding TonB-dependent receptor has protein sequence MHKKLLLLLFFVIYSIAISAQVIIEGKVYDEYLEPFPSAIINSLDSRIVSDIDGSFTLTVKSEFPFVIQVSAFGYRKEVIEITDADQELNIILKENTTLDEVVISASRSPERIIESPVTIERLGLTDIKNNTSVSFYDGLTNLKGVDSREASYGFKSINSRGFSTFDNTRFVQLVDGVETSIPALNFSAGNIVGLSELDVKDVEILPGASSALYGANAFNGILLMKSKNPFDYDGISTYYKTGFINQEESGSHQFHDVGVRMAYKFNNYIAAKANLVVYKAEEWHANDASNTTGVGGVIKEGNRNDTPDYDGVNFYGDEIAYTFTGPFKDIGTVTRTGYAEKELYDYDGSGLKFDASLHFRPMGNEKLEVILNSRFSEGDNLYQGSNRFSQQEFLVQQHKVEVLGKNFFARAYYTTNTTGISYDLRFAGIALNQDYKSNKKWFTEYGAAFGGLIPNIKSGNHNVARSFADMGRLEPGTVDFNRALAKIKDTSISEGGAGIKDNTNLYNADVNYNFRDIIKWGEFQVGGSYRKFNINSEGTLFTDKEDPIEFDMYGIYSQLQKKFLDDRLKFTGSVRYDKTKNFDGNFSPRVALNYAVKENKILRASYQTGFRTPSTLEQYLGLKSGPNQFLLGTSSENIERFLVEVENENIPNTIIKGQDVFNNAFMLKDGTYVRVNPNRVKPEKVTSYELGYRSIVNLTSTNIVELDINGYYNQYDNFTATKTVVVPNYEGFVGGKDAFENEDLTEFTLNTNTLAKVESYGIGVGLTTKVFKTFNFGANYTLSKLIFNQEDDEDFQPGFNTPEHQVKVMFGNPNLFKNFGFNLNARWQNEFLWQSSFLNGNIDSRTVLDAQINYTIPNLKSRIKVGGTNLGGKEYVVAPGSGLIGSMYYISWTINQ, from the coding sequence ATGCATAAAAAACTACTACTACTACTTTTTTTTGTTATTTATAGTATTGCTATTTCGGCACAGGTTATAATAGAAGGAAAGGTTTATGATGAATACCTAGAGCCTTTTCCAAGTGCTATTATTAATTCATTAGACAGTAGAATTGTTTCAGATATTGATGGAAGTTTTACGCTAACAGTAAAATCTGAATTTCCATTTGTTATTCAAGTTTCTGCTTTCGGATATCGTAAAGAAGTAATCGAAATAACAGATGCAGATCAAGAATTAAATATTATTTTAAAAGAAAATACAACCTTAGATGAAGTTGTAATTTCAGCTTCTAGATCTCCAGAACGAATTATTGAATCACCAGTAACTATTGAGAGATTAGGACTTACAGATATTAAAAATAATACTTCTGTTTCTTTTTATGATGGATTAACAAACTTAAAAGGAGTAGATTCTAGAGAAGCAAGTTATGGTTTTAAATCGATTAACTCCCGTGGATTTTCTACTTTTGATAATACAAGATTTGTTCAGTTAGTAGATGGTGTTGAAACTTCAATACCAGCATTAAATTTTTCAGCAGGTAATATTGTAGGGCTATCAGAATTAGATGTAAAGGATGTAGAAATACTTCCAGGAGCATCTTCAGCTTTATATGGTGCAAATGCATTTAACGGTATTTTATTAATGAAAAGTAAAAATCCTTTTGATTATGATGGAATAAGTACTTATTATAAAACAGGTTTTATCAATCAAGAAGAATCAGGATCACATCAATTTCATGATGTTGGTGTTAGAATGGCATATAAGTTTAATAATTATATTGCAGCAAAAGCAAATTTAGTTGTTTATAAAGCTGAAGAATGGCATGCAAATGATGCATCGAACACAACAGGTGTTGGAGGTGTTATTAAAGAAGGAAATAGAAATGACACACCTGATTATGATGGAGTAAATTTTTATGGAGATGAGATTGCTTATACATTTACAGGTCCATTTAAAGATATAGGAACTGTAACTAGAACAGGATATGCAGAGAAAGAACTATATGATTATGATGGTAGTGGTTTAAAGTTTGATGCATCGTTACATTTTAGACCAATGGGAAATGAAAAGTTAGAGGTAATACTTAATTCACGTTTCTCTGAAGGAGATAATTTATATCAAGGTTCAAATAGGTTTTCTCAACAAGAATTTCTTGTTCAACAGCATAAAGTAGAAGTTTTAGGTAAGAATTTCTTTGCTCGTGCTTATTACACTACTAATACTACAGGAATAAGCTATGATTTACGTTTTGCAGGGATTGCTTTAAATCAGGATTATAAATCTAATAAAAAGTGGTTTACTGAATATGGAGCTGCATTTGGAGGGTTAATACCAAATATAAAATCAGGGAACCATAATGTAGCAAGGAGTTTTGCTGATATGGGTAGGCTTGAACCAGGAACAGTAGACTTTAACAGAGCATTAGCTAAAATAAAAGATACTTCTATTAGTGAAGGAGGAGCAGGCATAAAAGACAATACCAATTTATATAATGCTGATGTAAATTATAATTTTAGAGATATTATTAAATGGGGTGAATTTCAAGTAGGAGGTTCTTACCGTAAATTTAACATTAATTCAGAAGGTACTTTATTTACAGATAAAGAAGATCCTATTGAATTTGATATGTATGGAATATATTCACAGCTACAAAAGAAGTTTTTAGATGATCGTTTAAAGTTTACTGGGTCTGTTCGTTATGATAAAACAAAAAACTTTGATGGTAATTTTTCACCAAGGGTTGCTTTAAATTATGCTGTTAAAGAAAATAAAATCCTAAGAGCTTCATATCAAACAGGTTTTAGAACTCCAAGTACATTAGAACAGTATTTAGGATTGAAATCGGGTCCAAATCAATTTTTATTAGGAACTTCATCAGAAAATATAGAACGTTTTTTAGTAGAAGTTGAAAATGAGAATATTCCTAATACTATTATTAAAGGACAAGATGTTTTTAATAATGCGTTTATGTTAAAAGATGGTACTTATGTACGTGTAAACCCTAATCGAGTAAAGCCTGAAAAAGTAACATCTTATGAATTAGGATATAGAAGTATTGTAAATTTAACATCTACTAACATTGTTGAATTAGATATAAATGGTTATTATAATCAATATGATAATTTTACAGCTACTAAAACAGTAGTAGTGCCTAATTATGAAGGTTTTGTTGGTGGTAAAGATGCATTTGAAAATGAAGATTTAACAGAGTTTACTTTAAATACAAATACCTTAGCTAAAGTAGAGTCTTATGGTATTGGCGTAGGTTTAACGACAAAAGTGTTTAAAACATTTAATTTTGGAGCAAATTACACATTAAGTAAATTAATATTTAATCAAGAAGATGATGAAGATTTTCAACCTGGTTTTAATACCCCAGAACATCAAGTAAAAGTAATGTTTGGTAATCCTAATTTGTTTAAAAACTTCGGGTTCAATCTAAATGCAAGATGGCAAAATGAATTCTTATGGCAATCTAGTTTCTTAAACGGAAATATTGATAGTAGAACTGTATTAGATGCTCAGATAAACTATACTATTCCAAATTTAAAATCAAGAATTAAAGTTGGTGGTACTAACTTAGGAGGTAAAGAATATGTTGTTGCTCCTGGTTCTGGATTAATTGGCTCAATGTATTACATTTCTTGGACTATTAATCAGTAG
- the hflX gene encoding GTPase HflX translates to MEETREEIIEKAVLIGIITQKQNEKQSEEYLDELEFLTLTAGGVAVKRFVQKMEKPNPKTFLGTGKLEEVRMYIASKGISIAIFDDELSPAQLRNIENELGCKVLDRTNLILDIFAGRAQTSSAKAQVELAQCQYLLPRLTRLWTHLDKQKGGIGMRGPGETEIETDRRIIREKITLLKKKLSTIDRQMAVQRKNRGKMVRVALVGYTNVGKSTLMNVISKSDVFAENKLFATLDTTVRKVVIKNIPFLMTDTVGFIRKLPTQLVESFKSTLDEVREADLLLHIVDICHPNFEDHIASVNKILDEIGASNKPILMVFNKIDAYTHETIDEDDLITEKSKNHYTLDDWKNTWMNDLGKESLFISALNKDNLEDFKERVYNEVKKIHIQRFPYNNFLYEDDLPIE, encoded by the coding sequence ATGGAAGAAACACGTGAAGAAATAATCGAAAAAGCGGTTTTAATTGGTATTATAACCCAAAAACAAAACGAAAAACAATCTGAAGAATATTTAGATGAGTTAGAGTTTTTGACTTTAACAGCAGGAGGAGTTGCTGTAAAACGCTTTGTCCAGAAAATGGAAAAACCAAATCCTAAAACTTTTTTAGGAACTGGTAAATTAGAAGAAGTAAGAATGTATATCGCATCAAAGGGCATCAGTATTGCCATTTTTGATGACGAATTATCGCCTGCGCAATTGCGTAATATTGAGAATGAATTAGGATGTAAAGTATTAGATAGAACAAATTTAATACTAGATATTTTTGCAGGAAGAGCGCAAACAAGTTCTGCAAAAGCACAAGTAGAATTGGCACAATGTCAATATTTATTACCTCGATTAACAAGGTTATGGACTCACCTTGATAAGCAAAAAGGGGGTATCGGAATGCGTGGACCTGGTGAAACCGAAATTGAAACTGACCGTCGTATTATTAGAGAAAAAATTACCTTATTAAAGAAAAAACTTTCTACTATTGACCGTCAAATGGCAGTTCAAAGAAAGAATAGAGGTAAAATGGTACGTGTTGCATTAGTTGGATATACCAATGTTGGTAAATCGACTTTAATGAATGTAATTAGTAAAAGTGATGTTTTTGCTGAAAACAAATTATTTGCAACTCTTGATACAACGGTAAGAAAAGTTGTAATTAAGAACATTCCTTTTTTAATGACCGATACTGTTGGTTTCATTAGAAAGTTGCCTACACAATTAGTAGAGTCATTCAAATCTACTTTAGATGAAGTTCGTGAAGCTGATTTATTATTACATATAGTTGATATTTGTCATCCAAATTTTGAAGATCATATTGCATCTGTAAATAAAATTTTAGATGAAATAGGTGCTTCAAATAAACCAATTTTAATGGTTTTTAATAAAATTGATGCTTATACTCACGAAACAATTGATGAGGATGATTTAATCACCGAGAAATCTAAAAATCATTATACACTTGATGATTGGAAGAACACTTGGATGAATGATTTAGGAAAAGAAAGTCTTTTTATATCAGCATTAAATAAAGATAATTTAGAAGATTTTAAAGAAAGAGTGTATAACGAAGTTAAAAAAATACATATTCAACGATTTCCTTACAATAACTTCTTATACGAAGACGATTTACCGATAGAGTAA
- the nqrF gene encoding NADH:ubiquinone reductase (Na(+)-transporting) subunit F: MFLEVSTGGTVAVTVISFLIILLILVGLLLFVKQKLAPSGPVKITINGDKVIEVASGGTLLSTLGAEKIFLPSACGGGGSCVQCECHVNSGGGEALPTETPHFTRKELAHGVRLSCQVKVKQDMDISIPEEIFGIKKWDAVVVRNYNVATFIKEFVVEIPEDMGYKAGGYIQIEIPACEVNYADMDITAHPEEHETPDKFEGDWDKFGLRPLVMKNTETVERAYSMASYPAEGREIMLNVRIATPPFDRVKGGWMDVNPGVASSYIFNLKKGDKCVISGPYGEFFINESEAEMLYVGGGAGMAPMRSHLYHLFRTLKTGRKVTYWYGGRSKAELFYVEHFRALERDFPNFKFFIALSDPTEADNWKVKTDVNDEAGDGFTGFIHQVVINEHLAKHEAPEDLELYFCGPPLMNNAVQKMGEDFGLADENIRFDDFGG, translated from the coding sequence ATGTTTTTAGAAGTAAGTACAGGGGGTACGGTAGCTGTAACAGTTATATCATTTTTAATAATTCTATTAATTTTAGTAGGGTTGTTATTATTTGTAAAGCAAAAATTAGCACCATCAGGACCAGTAAAAATTACTATTAATGGTGATAAAGTAATCGAAGTTGCTTCAGGAGGTACATTGTTATCTACCTTAGGAGCAGAAAAGATTTTCTTACCGTCAGCTTGTGGTGGTGGTGGATCTTGTGTGCAATGTGAGTGTCATGTAAATTCTGGTGGAGGTGAAGCTTTACCAACTGAAACACCTCATTTTACACGTAAAGAATTAGCACACGGAGTTCGTTTATCTTGTCAGGTAAAAGTAAAACAAGATATGGATATTTCTATTCCTGAAGAAATTTTTGGAATTAAGAAATGGGATGCAGTTGTTGTAAGAAACTACAACGTTGCAACTTTTATTAAGGAATTTGTAGTTGAAATTCCAGAAGATATGGGTTACAAAGCAGGTGGATATATTCAAATTGAAATTCCAGCTTGTGAGGTAAACTATGCTGATATGGATATTACTGCGCATCCAGAAGAACATGAGACTCCAGATAAGTTCGAAGGAGATTGGGATAAATTTGGTTTAAGACCATTGGTAATGAAAAATACAGAAACTGTAGAAAGAGCATATTCTATGGCTTCTTATCCTGCCGAAGGAAGAGAAATTATGTTAAATGTACGTATTGCAACACCTCCTTTTGATAGAGTGAAAGGTGGATGGATGGATGTAAATCCTGGAGTTGCTTCTTCATACATATTTAACTTAAAGAAAGGAGATAAATGTGTAATCTCTGGACCTTATGGTGAATTCTTTATCAACGAATCTGAAGCTGAAATGTTATATGTAGGTGGTGGAGCAGGTATGGCACCAATGCGTTCTCACTTATATCACTTATTCAGAACATTAAAAACTGGTAGAAAAGTAACTTATTGGTATGGTGGTCGTTCAAAAGCTGAATTATTCTATGTAGAACATTTTAGAGCTTTAGAAAGAGATTTCCCTAACTTTAAATTTTTTATTGCTTTATCTGATCCAACAGAAGCGGATAACTGGAAAGTTAAAACTGATGTAAATGATGAAGCTGGAGATGGGTTTACAGGATTTATTCACCAAGTAGTAATCAATGAGCATTTAGCGAAACATGAAGCACCAGAAGACTTAGAATTATATTTCTGTGGTCCACCATTAATGAACAATGCTGTTCAAAAAATGGGAGAAGATTTTGGTCTTGCTGACGAAAATATCCGATTTGATGATTTTGGAGGATAA
- a CDS encoding energy transducer TonB, whose protein sequence is MKKTVLFTLLYIITSSVLFGQEVCESPESTDIDLNSITKCAITPLKDSKNKKSRQISVKVSARRRMLKKKMVISTNNLTTSGVSSSSNEKQTTDLVAANISKEININKNIEDLKNKLSKEEVKKALKFTAVDRIPVFDACQKVKKGEESDCFNNEMMKHISKHFSYPSEALIQNIEGEVWVRFIISKSGYVKNIKTLGPDDSEVLNNEAKRVVSLLPRFQSAKKQGKHTSVKYGFPINFSLEE, encoded by the coding sequence ATGAAAAAAACAGTTTTATTTACACTATTATATATTATAACATCTTCTGTTCTTTTTGGGCAAGAAGTTTGTGAATCTCCAGAGAGTACAGATATCGATTTAAATAGCATAACTAAATGTGCTATAACTCCATTAAAAGATTCGAAGAATAAAAAATCTAGGCAAATTAGTGTTAAAGTATCTGCTAGAAGAAGAATGTTGAAGAAAAAAATGGTCATTTCAACCAATAATTTAACTACTTCAGGTGTCAGTTCTTCTTCTAATGAAAAACAGACTACTGATTTAGTCGCTGCAAATATTTCAAAGGAAATCAATATAAATAAAAATATTGAAGATCTTAAAAATAAATTATCAAAAGAAGAAGTTAAAAAGGCATTAAAATTTACGGCTGTAGATAGAATACCTGTTTTTGATGCTTGCCAAAAAGTAAAGAAAGGTGAAGAGTCTGATTGTTTTAATAATGAAATGATGAAACATATTTCTAAGCACTTTAGTTATCCTTCGGAAGCTTTAATACAGAATATAGAAGGTGAAGTTTGGGTTCGTTTTATTATTAGTAAAAGTGGCTATGTTAAAAATATTAAAACGTTAGGTCCTGATGATAGTGAAGTATTAAATAACGAAGCTAAACGAGTTGTTTCATTATTACCAAGGTTTCAATCAGCTAAAAAACAAGGAAAACATACTTCTGTAAAATATGGTTTTCCTATCAATTTTTCTTTAGAAGAATAA
- a CDS encoding TonB-dependent receptor plug domain-containing protein, which produces MIVFTLYSIISYAQVEIKGVVYDEYLEPFYNAKVTLDGKSTVSNQDGEFKFSSTQKFPLTLRVSAFGYQAEELMITSLKKSINIILKESFLLDQVVVSASRIPEKIIESPVTIERFGLNDIQKTSSNSFYDGLVNLKGIDSREGNYGFKSINTRGFSNFTNSRFIQLVDGMDTAAPALNFSPGNLSGVSDLDIQHIEVLPGASSALYGANAYNGIMLMTTKNPFDFTGISVSLKSGNTYQEMAGNNTFYDAAIRMAYKFSESFAAKVNFSYIVAEEWHANDRRNKQIDTNKIIEGNRNTTLNYDGINIYGDEFNGSVNLLDIAEYSFGVDFYSPEYDDFDFSQDFNISRTGYSERELLGGSQKVKNLKFDVSFNYRPFQNESLELILSSRVATGSSLFQGSSRYTQEDAYVNQSKFEVKGNHFYLRTYHTVNDAGNSFNLNRTGTIMTSLSGEYWGEDYLIEMYDSGADLSNFRTNLDVMKKARAYADSYTLQPGTSEFDKELKRVKETLITEGGSKIYDKSTYSRVEGNYNFSNLLNNWGDVQAGGSFRQYNPNSKGTIFNDATKAINISEYGFYTQVQKKFLNNRLKLIGSLRYDKSQNFDGNYSPRYAVNYALGEDRNHFLRASYQTGFRNPTIQEQYLRNQLGRKINLGTSKDNLTRISIGKNYNELHGVKYDNLDGVISGEDIINNSLLTRSVYPEDDYTGKDFVKSVYTEVRPEEVKTFELGYRSFFGVTKTNNINIDINGFYSKHKDFVFIQDIITPKLGLVYPFGNRKLTTAELADPAIQAGEIVDGVLVLDELAYTSLYSVDDDGDLLAQEFNIVTNSKSEVTSYGFGIGLKTKLLKSFNFGFSYDFIDYEIVDKDLGFFEPNFNTPKHTVKVEFGNNKIFRNIGFNINARWQDKYKWISQFIKGNVDARTVVDAQLNYRIPSMKSKFKIGGTNLFGKEYFVAPGSGQIGQLYYVSWIINN; this is translated from the coding sequence ATGATTGTTTTTACTTTGTATAGCATTATTTCATATGCACAAGTAGAGATAAAAGGTGTAGTTTATGATGAATATCTAGAACCTTTTTATAATGCTAAGGTTACTTTAGATGGAAAAAGTACTGTCTCAAATCAGGATGGTGAGTTTAAGTTTAGTAGCACACAAAAATTTCCTTTAACTTTAAGGGTTTCTGCTTTTGGTTATCAAGCAGAAGAACTTATGATTACAAGTTTAAAAAAATCAATTAATATCATTTTAAAAGAGAGTTTTTTGTTAGATCAAGTAGTTGTATCTGCCTCTAGAATTCCTGAAAAAATTATTGAATCTCCAGTAACAATTGAAAGATTTGGTTTGAATGATATTCAAAAAACATCTTCAAATTCTTTTTATGATGGTTTAGTAAATTTAAAAGGAATCGATTCAAGAGAGGGTAATTATGGCTTCAAATCAATTAATACTAGAGGTTTTTCTAATTTTACTAATTCTAGGTTTATTCAATTAGTAGATGGTATGGATACTGCTGCACCAGCTTTAAACTTTAGTCCTGGTAATTTATCAGGAGTTTCTGATTTAGATATTCAACATATAGAGGTATTACCAGGTGCTTCTTCAGCACTATATGGAGCTAATGCATATAATGGTATTATGCTAATGACAACTAAAAACCCTTTCGATTTTACAGGTATTAGTGTTTCTTTAAAAAGTGGTAATACTTATCAGGAAATGGCAGGAAATAATACTTTTTATGATGCGGCTATACGTATGGCATATAAATTTAGTGAGTCTTTTGCTGCGAAAGTTAATTTCAGCTACATAGTAGCTGAAGAGTGGCACGCAAATGATAGACGAAATAAACAAATTGATACTAATAAAATTATCGAAGGAAATAGAAATACTACTTTAAATTATGATGGTATAAATATTTATGGAGATGAATTTAATGGTAGTGTCAATTTACTAGATATAGCGGAATATTCTTTTGGAGTAGATTTTTATAGTCCTGAATATGATGATTTCGATTTTTCTCAAGATTTTAATATTAGCCGAACAGGGTATTCAGAACGAGAATTATTAGGAGGGAGTCAAAAAGTAAAAAATTTAAAATTTGATGTATCTTTCAATTATAGACCTTTTCAAAATGAATCTTTAGAATTAATACTAAGCTCAAGAGTAGCAACAGGTAGCAGTTTATTTCAAGGTAGTTCAAGGTATACTCAAGAAGATGCTTATGTTAATCAATCAAAATTTGAAGTAAAAGGAAACCATTTTTACTTAAGAACGTATCATACTGTAAACGATGCAGGAAATTCGTTTAATTTAAATAGAACAGGTACGATAATGACTTCTTTATCTGGAGAGTATTGGGGGGAAGATTATTTAATAGAAATGTATGATAGTGGTGCTGATTTAAGTAATTTCAGAACTAATTTAGATGTTATGAAAAAAGCTAGAGCCTATGCTGATTCATATACATTACAGCCTGGTACATCTGAATTTGATAAAGAGTTAAAAAGAGTTAAAGAAACATTAATTACCGAAGGTGGTAGTAAAATATACGATAAGAGTACTTACTCACGTGTTGAAGGGAATTATAATTTTAGTAATTTATTAAACAATTGGGGAGATGTTCAGGCTGGAGGATCATTTAGGCAGTACAATCCAAACTCTAAAGGAACAATTTTTAATGATGCTACAAAAGCTATTAATATAAGCGAATACGGTTTTTATACTCAAGTTCAAAAAAAGTTCCTTAATAATAGATTAAAATTAATAGGATCTTTACGTTATGATAAATCTCAAAATTTTGATGGAAATTATTCACCTCGTTATGCTGTAAATTATGCTTTAGGTGAAGATAGAAATCATTTTTTAAGAGCTTCTTATCAAACAGGTTTTAGAAACCCAACAATACAAGAACAATATTTGAGAAATCAACTAGGGCGAAAAATTAACTTAGGGACTTCAAAAGATAACTTAACTAGAATTTCTATCGGTAAAAATTATAATGAATTACACGGTGTAAAATATGATAATTTAGATGGAGTTATTTCAGGTGAAGATATAATTAATAATTCATTACTAACCAGATCTGTATATCCTGAAGATGATTACACAGGTAAAGATTTTGTAAAATCAGTATATACAGAAGTTAGACCTGAAGAAGTAAAAACATTTGAGTTAGGGTATCGAAGTTTTTTTGGTGTTACAAAAACTAATAATATTAATATAGATATTAATGGTTTTTATAGTAAACATAAAGATTTTGTATTTATACAAGATATTATAACCCCTAAATTAGGCTTAGTTTATCCTTTTGGTAATAGAAAATTAACAACAGCAGAATTAGCAGATCCAGCTATACAAGCAGGTGAAATTGTTGACGGAGTATTGGTTCTTGATGAATTAGCATATACTTCACTTTATAGTGTTGATGATGATGGTGATCTTCTAGCACAAGAGTTTAATATTGTAACCAATAGTAAATCAGAAGTTACATCTTATGGCTTTGGTATTGGTTTAAAGACTAAGTTACTAAAATCTTTTAATTTTGGGTTCAGTTATGATTTTATAGATTATGAAATTGTAGATAAAGATTTAGGATTTTTTGAACCAAATTTTAACACACCAAAACATACTGTAAAAGTTGAATTTGGAAATAATAAAATTTTCAGAAATATTGGTTTTAATATTAACGCTAGATGGCAAGACAAATATAAGTGGATATCACAATTTATTAAAGGAAATGTGGATGCAAGAACTGTAGTTGATGCTCAGTTAAATTATCGTATACCTTCGATGAAGTCTAAATTTAAAATTGGAGGAACAAATTTATTTGGTAAAGAATACTTTGTTGCACCAGGATCTGGTCAAATAGGGCAATTGTATTATGTCTCTTGGATTATCAATAATTAA